One window of Thermococcus sp. JdF3 genomic DNA carries:
- the cas8a2 gene encoding type I-A CRISPR-associated protein Cas8a2/Csa4, with product MERYQTPSIDEVFDLYVAYGYVEALIRGDARAVTLIPKGNGYEIKGDGDFRKGLSDALREMLSLHYALGQHRSKEGTKVISDADFSAGANINNAYWDSVPSRLGEVLVKLKEQKWKGGKYPVPITLMPSAGKFLPRYMGVQGGNPLKVDSLSYALSWVGFHFYTPYVRYTKGSRTWVHIYQMAPQESLTTIELLALKDLKKTSAHYYEGKRDYLSNRRLALLYHLLHTESIGAIETITRKPFVIRSYTLELDRSTNNQAIRTYGEEDVGKLMDFLWELKRRSTYRAIRFFDALLRKESEAVLTMIDAVLNSRPEGLYQGLRAGKRAGITPHAVIIEGIGAFIDET from the coding sequence GTGGAGAGGTATCAAACCCCAAGCATCGACGAGGTCTTCGACCTTTACGTTGCCTACGGCTACGTTGAGGCCCTTATCAGGGGGGACGCAAGGGCAGTAACTCTCATTCCAAAGGGAAACGGCTACGAGATCAAAGGAGACGGGGATTTCAGGAAGGGACTGAGCGACGCACTCAGAGAGATGCTATCCCTGCACTACGCCCTCGGCCAGCATCGCTCCAAGGAGGGCACGAAGGTAATAAGCGACGCCGACTTCAGCGCTGGGGCCAACATAAACAACGCCTACTGGGACAGCGTCCCCTCCAGGTTGGGAGAGGTCCTCGTAAAACTGAAGGAGCAAAAATGGAAGGGCGGAAAGTACCCAGTTCCAATCACTCTAATGCCATCAGCTGGCAAGTTCCTGCCCAGATACATGGGGGTCCAGGGAGGCAACCCCTTAAAGGTGGACTCCCTAAGCTACGCCCTCTCCTGGGTAGGCTTCCACTTCTACACCCCCTACGTGAGGTACACCAAGGGAAGCAGGACATGGGTGCACATATACCAGATGGCACCTCAAGAGAGCCTCACCACAATTGAACTACTCGCCCTCAAGGACCTGAAGAAAACCAGTGCTCATTACTACGAGGGCAAAAGGGATTACCTCTCAAACCGCCGGCTGGCACTGCTGTATCACCTGCTCCACACTGAGAGCATCGGGGCGATTGAGACCATAACGAGAAAGCCCTTCGTCATCAGGTCATACACCCTGGAACTCGACAGGTCCACCAACAACCAGGCAATAAGAACCTACGGTGAGGAGGACGTGGGAAAGCTCATGGACTTTCTTTGGGAACTCAAGAGAAGGAGCACCTACCGCGCAATACGATTCTTTGATGCGCTCCTGAGAAAGGAGAGCGAAGCTGTGCTGACGATGATAGATGCCGTGCTGAACAGCAGACCGGAGGGGCTCTATCAGGGCCTGAGAGCTGGAAAGCGAGCTGGAATCACCCCACACGCCGTGATTATTGAGGGGATAGGGGCGTTCATCGATGAGACTTGA
- a CDS encoding CRISPR-associated endonuclease Cas3'', which translates to MSLLAFRGQTLQRHVEEMLSAWEKVRGKYLPSIIRAMRAYGIELSLEDADRLMRSLIILHDSGKGAKLYQDYLEGRTTLAGFRHELVSAYYAMKILAEIFDERTAFAGSLAVMLHHEPILMGQVANVERDSLSAEVVLDKLRNFDGTVPELKGFLKEMFERHVGVRVEVPKATADDVVRTVVELSVMARHLPETGKLRLIVGTLLIPLVLCDYKGAEKRVGDTPKFAEVLKAEWVGVV; encoded by the coding sequence ATGAGCCTTCTCGCATTCAGAGGGCAGACCCTCCAAAGACACGTTGAAGAAATGCTGAGTGCCTGGGAAAAGGTGAGAGGAAAGTACCTTCCTTCAATAATCAGGGCAATGAGGGCCTACGGTATTGAGCTGAGCTTGGAAGATGCTGACAGGTTGATGAGGAGCCTGATAATCCTCCACGATTCGGGAAAGGGGGCAAAGCTTTACCAGGATTATCTCGAGGGAAGGACAACTCTCGCCGGATTCCGGCACGAGCTGGTCAGCGCTTACTACGCGATGAAAATTCTCGCGGAAATATTCGATGAGAGAACGGCCTTCGCGGGCTCACTAGCTGTCATGCTCCACCATGAGCCGATACTTATGGGGCAGGTTGCCAACGTTGAGCGGGACTCTCTTTCAGCGGAGGTTGTTCTCGACAAGCTGAGAAACTTTGACGGGACGGTTCCTGAGCTCAAAGGATTCCTAAAGGAGATGTTCGAAAGGCACGTCGGCGTCAGGGTTGAGGTTCCAAAGGCAACGGCAGATGATGTCGTCAGGACGGTGGTGGAACTCAGCGTCATGGCCCGCCACCTTCCCGAAACAGGAAAGCTCAGGCTAATCGTGGGCACGCTGCTAATCCCTCTCGTCCTGTGCGACTACAAGGGGGCTGAAAAAAGGGTGGGCGACACTCCAAAGTTCGCTGAAGTTCTTAAGGCGGAGTGGGTGGGGGTGGTCTAA
- the cas3 gene encoding CRISPR-associated helicase Cas3', producing the protein MGSGELSVEKLFSLTTGHEPYDYQVRAWKRIRDIMQGGGKVIIEVPTAGGKTEAAVMPFLAEVYKGTWAVSRLVYVLPTRSLVEKQAERIRNLLSKMLVLKGKAENEAKEIAEKMVVVEYGLEPTHAFLGPIVVTTWDAFLYGLAAHRTVGNRFTFPAGAIAQGLVVFDEVQMYQDESLYMPRLIALIVEQLSEANVPVVIMSATIPTELRKLIAGESDIIGVEPEDRKKPERGRVKVRVSRGEFGNVIEDIKNALKNGKKVLVVRNTVERAVSTYLKLSELAEELGVKPLLIHGRFTVGDRKKKERALDGASLIVATQVVEAGLDLPNIGLVVTDIAPLDALIQRIGRCARRKGEEGEAIVLIEELNVGDFPNVRGFSEVVKEIEKKIGGKVETEPFVEFENHKEYKRVVKVIFDISGKKETRYVGTPSTIQNLGQRKKPPKDLLVVPYEAAPYDPLVLMLTHDELDSLEEYLYDARLARNALDRVYRFHYANNLVPREFHSAYIYFRELKLFSAPPEYELRSRPELYAMFYVPENRQNDINFKSDRVVRVSLSVLKSKWDELKNCIKGQLKRRWDSGRRKYHWVLTETQDTSPQAFAIYVLSGECYSPSVGVLFNGGEIKANDKKEQTGDSNAKNSARRAQKSDRSRSNGEKQATLLDFAEVRT; encoded by the coding sequence ATGGGTTCCGGGGAACTGAGCGTGGAGAAGCTTTTTAGTCTCACAACCGGACACGAACCCTACGACTACCAGGTCAGGGCATGGAAGAGGATAAGGGACATAATGCAAGGCGGTGGAAAGGTCATAATCGAGGTACCGACTGCAGGTGGAAAAACCGAGGCGGCGGTAATGCCGTTTTTAGCTGAGGTCTACAAAGGAACATGGGCAGTTTCAAGGCTCGTTTATGTCCTGCCGACCAGATCCCTTGTTGAAAAGCAGGCCGAGAGAATAAGAAACCTCCTGAGCAAGATGCTGGTGCTTAAGGGTAAGGCTGAGAATGAGGCCAAAGAAATAGCGGAGAAGATGGTTGTAGTCGAGTACGGCCTTGAACCCACCCACGCCTTTCTTGGTCCAATCGTGGTGACAACCTGGGACGCCTTTCTCTATGGACTGGCCGCTCACAGGACAGTGGGTAACAGGTTCACGTTTCCGGCGGGGGCGATAGCCCAGGGGCTGGTGGTGTTTGATGAGGTCCAGATGTACCAGGACGAGAGCCTCTACATGCCGAGACTCATTGCCCTCATTGTGGAACAGCTCAGTGAAGCAAACGTTCCAGTGGTAATAATGAGCGCCACTATTCCCACGGAACTCAGAAAGCTAATTGCCGGTGAGTCCGACATCATCGGTGTTGAACCTGAAGACCGCAAGAAACCCGAAAGGGGACGAGTAAAGGTTCGGGTCTCCAGGGGAGAGTTCGGGAACGTGATTGAAGACATAAAAAATGCCCTTAAGAACGGCAAGAAGGTTCTCGTGGTGAGGAACACGGTTGAGAGGGCAGTCTCGACTTACCTAAAGCTCTCCGAGCTGGCAGAGGAGCTTGGAGTTAAACCGCTCCTTATACACGGCAGGTTCACAGTGGGGGACAGGAAAAAGAAGGAGAGGGCCCTCGACGGAGCTTCCCTGATAGTGGCCACCCAGGTCGTCGAGGCGGGCCTTGATCTCCCCAACATCGGCCTCGTCGTGACTGATATAGCCCCCTTAGATGCCCTAATTCAGCGCATAGGTCGCTGTGCGAGGAGGAAAGGCGAGGAAGGAGAGGCCATAGTTCTGATTGAGGAGTTGAACGTTGGGGACTTCCCGAATGTTCGTGGATTTTCAGAAGTTGTGAAGGAAATCGAAAAGAAGATTGGGGGAAAAGTCGAGACTGAGCCTTTCGTCGAGTTTGAGAACCACAAGGAGTACAAGCGCGTTGTCAAAGTAATCTTTGACATCTCTGGGAAAAAAGAAACCCGGTACGTTGGTACCCCTTCAACGATCCAGAACCTCGGTCAGAGAAAGAAGCCCCCGAAGGATCTGCTCGTAGTGCCGTACGAGGCGGCCCCGTACGATCCGCTGGTGCTCATGCTGACCCACGATGAACTTGATTCACTGGAAGAATACCTCTACGACGCCAGACTCGCCAGGAATGCCCTTGACAGGGTTTACAGGTTCCATTACGCCAACAACCTTGTGCCGAGGGAGTTCCACTCGGCTTACATCTACTTCAGGGAGCTGAAGCTCTTCTCAGCTCCCCCCGAGTACGAGTTGAGGTCTAGGCCCGAGCTTTACGCCATGTTCTACGTCCCTGAAAACAGGCAGAATGACATTAACTTCAAGAGCGACAGGGTAGTCAGGGTTAGCCTTTCCGTACTCAAGAGTAAATGGGACGAACTGAAGAACTGCATTAAGGGGCAACTGAAGAGGAGATGGGACTCCGGCAGGAGGAAGTACCACTGGGTTCTAACCGAAACCCAAGATACAAGTCCACAGGCCTTCGCAATCTATGTCCTGTCAGGCGAATGCTACAGTCCCAGCGTTGGCGTCCTGTTCAATGGAGGAGAAATAAAAGCGAACGACAAGAAAGAGCAGACAGGTGATTCTAACGCTAAAAATTCAGCGAGAAGAGCACAGAAGAGTGATCGCTCGAGGTCAAATGGGGAGAAGCAGGCGACCCTGCTTGACTTTGCGGAGGTGAGGACATGA
- the cas5a gene encoding type I-A CRISPR-associated protein Cas5a gives MDVLLVRLRFPFYSVARRSFQVRASLILPSPSALKGALAKGIVLLRGSSGESLDEVAKKVLGEIDEKLVDARAVGVAPLSPLVKTAFLLKRLRNLEPVKDKKKLKTKDDWERAMTKSDAMRREYVFTRELLVAYTFRDLSEEEKELYLKAAMLIDVLGDTESLATVVWAGFARPENRGAPLAFYVPYGEVSKLLSRKVRDGGAVKVFTEKMLVSPDYGSRREKTEETFYVPLEERRKRRVVYYQRTPKVPEVERSIEADGEVLGIWVPGN, from the coding sequence ATGGACGTTCTCCTCGTGCGCCTTCGTTTTCCATTTTACTCCGTCGCACGCCGGTCCTTCCAGGTTAGGGCGTCTTTAATTCTTCCCTCACCATCTGCACTAAAGGGCGCCCTGGCCAAAGGTATCGTCCTGCTCAGGGGTTCCTCAGGAGAGTCACTAGACGAGGTCGCCAAGAAAGTGCTTGGAGAAATTGACGAAAAGCTCGTGGACGCCAGGGCAGTGGGAGTGGCGCCATTATCACCCCTGGTGAAAACCGCGTTCCTGCTGAAGAGGCTGAGGAACCTCGAACCTGTGAAGGACAAAAAGAAACTCAAGACTAAGGATGACTGGGAACGAGCCATGACAAAAAGCGATGCCATGAGGAGGGAGTACGTCTTCACAAGGGAACTCCTCGTCGCGTACACATTCCGAGATCTGTCAGAGGAAGAGAAGGAACTCTACCTGAAGGCCGCGATGCTGATTGACGTCCTCGGCGACACGGAAAGCCTCGCGACCGTCGTTTGGGCCGGCTTCGCCAGGCCAGAGAATAGAGGTGCCCCCCTGGCCTTCTACGTCCCCTACGGCGAGGTCTCCAAGCTGCTGAGCAGGAAGGTCAGGGACGGTGGAGCGGTCAAGGTATTCACGGAAAAGATGCTCGTATCCCCAGATTACGGCAGCAGAAGGGAGAAAACAGAGGAAACCTTCTACGTGCCACTGGAGGAGAGGAGAAAGAGGCGCGTGGTCTACTACCAGAGAACCCCCAAGGTTCCAGAAGTTGAAAGGTCCATTGAAGCTGACGGGGAGGTGCTCGGAATATGGGTTCCGGGGAACTGA
- the cas7a gene encoding type I-A CRISPR-associated protein Cas7/Csa2 gives MYVRISGRVRLNAHSLNAQGGGGSNYIEVTKAKVTVKTEGGWAVVEVPAITGNMVKHWHFVGFVDYFRKTQFGNNLTKRAVRYNGTRFGQGETTAEKADGTSIGLKEESTVITNFADADVHGFLAPKTGVRRVSLVKTSFIVPTEDFIKAVEGERLISAVKHNRVDVNEKGAIGSSEEGTAQMLFSREYATGLYGFSVVLDLGLVGIPQSNTAGGSVIDPDERRERIRSALLALVPMLSGYLGANLARSFPLMKVEEFIAVASEEPIPALVHGFYEDYVKSSGSIVENAKRLGFNIMAFAHGVDFVDDAEKVSSVEELVKKLVELIEKGSTGGKG, from the coding sequence ATGTACGTCCGGATAAGCGGTAGGGTTAGGTTGAACGCACACTCCCTCAACGCCCAGGGTGGAGGGGGAAGCAACTACATAGAGGTCACCAAGGCGAAGGTGACAGTCAAAACCGAGGGTGGCTGGGCCGTGGTGGAGGTTCCCGCAATAACGGGCAACATGGTGAAGCACTGGCACTTCGTGGGCTTCGTTGATTACTTCAGGAAGACGCAGTTCGGAAACAACCTGACCAAGAGGGCCGTCAGGTACAACGGGACAAGGTTTGGTCAGGGAGAAACTACTGCAGAGAAGGCTGATGGCACCTCTATTGGACTTAAAGAGGAATCAACCGTAATAACCAACTTTGCTGATGCCGACGTTCACGGATTCCTTGCTCCAAAAACCGGAGTCAGGAGGGTCTCCCTCGTCAAGACCTCGTTCATAGTCCCCACAGAGGACTTTATAAAGGCCGTCGAGGGCGAGCGCCTGATAAGCGCCGTAAAGCACAACCGCGTTGATGTTAATGAAAAAGGCGCCATTGGCAGCTCCGAGGAAGGAACCGCACAGATGCTCTTCAGCAGGGAGTACGCCACGGGGCTGTACGGTTTCTCCGTCGTTCTCGACCTTGGCCTCGTAGGGATTCCCCAGTCAAACACCGCCGGAGGAAGTGTTATAGATCCTGACGAGCGCAGAGAGAGAATCAGGAGCGCCCTACTCGCATTGGTTCCAATGCTCAGCGGCTACCTCGGTGCAAACCTTGCACGCTCCTTCCCGCTGATGAAGGTTGAGGAGTTCATAGCGGTCGCGAGCGAGGAACCAATCCCTGCCCTCGTCCACGGCTTCTACGAAGACTACGTTAAGTCAAGCGGTTCAATAGTTGAGAACGCGAAGAGGCTGGGGTTCAATATAATGGCATTCGCCCACGGCGTGGACTTCGTGGACGACGCAGAAAAGGTTTCTTCCGTCGAGGAGCTTGTGAAGAAACTCGTAGAACTCATCGAAAAGGGCTCCACCGGGGGGAAGGGATGA
- the csa3 gene encoding CRISPR-associated CARF protein Csa3, producing MRYIVTVGEHINHVFRGDELILPERLLRAGFKVSSAIIFYSIREHVDEDYRRKILGSVHNAREKFESLEVPTIVKEVRDPYLFQERIEEFKRLIIPETVINLTGGRRIIGYELFYAAIAVKNNNPHAVKSVFYVTEKGVPIELPIIDPRTQLTPLELRILEILRKHGSMHITELRNRLESVNDKNYTLPLVSEYVSRLEEKGYVKKEQKGRRKFVIPLV from the coding sequence ATGAGGTACATCGTGACAGTGGGTGAACACATTAACCACGTCTTTAGGGGTGATGAACTCATACTCCCGGAGAGGCTTTTACGGGCCGGGTTCAAGGTCAGCAGTGCGATTATCTTCTATTCGATTAGGGAACACGTTGACGAGGATTATCGAAGGAAAATCCTTGGAAGCGTGCATAATGCCAGGGAAAAATTCGAGAGTCTCGAGGTGCCCACAATCGTGAAAGAGGTAAGGGATCCGTATCTTTTCCAAGAGAGAATTGAGGAGTTCAAGAGGCTGATAATTCCCGAGACAGTTATAAATCTGACAGGGGGACGGAGGATAATCGGGTACGAACTTTTCTATGCCGCCATCGCTGTTAAAAATAACAATCCTCACGCGGTCAAGTCTGTTTTCTACGTTACTGAAAAGGGCGTTCCAATAGAGCTCCCGATAATCGACCCCCGAACGCAACTTACCCCCTTAGAACTACGGATCCTTGAAATCCTGAGAAAACATGGTTCCATGCATATAACAGAACTCCGGAACAGACTGGAGTCGGTCAACGACAAAAACTACACCCTGCCCCTGGTCAGTGAATACGTTTCCCGGCTTGAAGAAAAGGGCTACGTTAAGAAGGAACAGAAGGGAAGACGAAAATTCGTCATTCCGCTGGTGTAA
- the cas1b gene encoding type I-B CRISPR-associated endonuclease Cas1b has product MRKRSITLLSDGTLFRRENTLYFENERGRKPLAVEGIYDIYVYGHVNITSQALHFLAQKGIAVHFFNHYGYYDGSFYPKEKLHSGDLVIRQAEHYLDREKRLKLAKLFVRGSALNMEKNLKRWKVGDGFPELLEELFEELEDARKITEVMNVEARIRGEYYARWDGHLPEGFKIVKRTRRPPENEMNALISFLNSRLYATIVSELYNTQLVPTVSYLHEPGERRFSLALDLSEIFKPIISDRIANRLVKQGIIRKEHFRSELNGVLLTGDGMKKVLSEYEKELAKSVKHPTLGRNVTKKRLIRLEAYKLIKHLVGVREYEPLVAWF; this is encoded by the coding sequence ATGAGGAAGCGCTCCATAACCCTGCTCTCGGATGGAACGCTATTTCGGAGGGAGAACACGCTGTATTTTGAAAACGAGCGCGGTAGGAAGCCCCTCGCGGTGGAGGGAATCTACGACATCTACGTCTACGGCCACGTGAACATAACCTCGCAGGCGCTCCACTTTCTGGCTCAGAAAGGCATAGCCGTGCACTTCTTCAACCACTACGGCTACTACGACGGGAGCTTCTACCCGAAGGAAAAGCTCCACTCGGGAGACCTGGTCATCAGGCAGGCTGAGCACTACCTCGACCGGGAGAAAAGGTTGAAGCTGGCAAAGCTCTTCGTCAGGGGAAGTGCCCTTAACATGGAGAAGAACCTGAAGCGCTGGAAAGTGGGGGACGGCTTCCCGGAACTGCTGGAGGAGCTGTTTGAGGAGCTTGAAGATGCCCGCAAAATCACCGAGGTCATGAACGTCGAGGCGCGGATACGGGGGGAGTACTACGCCCGTTGGGACGGGCACCTGCCAGAGGGCTTCAAAATAGTGAAAAGGACCCGCAGGCCGCCGGAGAATGAGATGAACGCGCTTATAAGCTTCCTGAATTCTCGGCTCTACGCGACTATCGTGAGCGAGCTCTACAATACCCAGCTCGTCCCCACGGTAAGCTACCTCCATGAACCGGGTGAAAGGAGGTTCTCCCTCGCCCTCGACCTGAGCGAGATTTTCAAGCCGATTATATCCGACAGGATAGCCAACAGGCTCGTGAAGCAGGGAATCATCAGGAAGGAACACTTCAGGAGCGAGTTGAACGGTGTCCTGCTGACGGGGGATGGCATGAAGAAGGTTCTAAGCGAGTACGAGAAGGAACTCGCGAAAAGCGTCAAACACCCCACCCTCGGCAGGAACGTGACGAAGAAGCGGCTTATTCGCCTCGAGGCATATAAGCTCATCAAGCACCTTGTCGGCGTTAGAGAGTATGAACCGCTGGTGGCATGGTTTTAG
- the cas4 gene encoding CRISPR-associated protein Cas4, protein MTGEYPLDELLIRGTEINYLLICPTKLWYFAKGITMEQESEWVDLGKFLHERRYASEEKEVQIGSIKIDFIRRGDVIEVHEVKLGKGMEKAHEMQALYYLYYLKRLGIEARAVLHYPKLNETREVTLNGHEAEIKAAIGEVERIKSLPAPPEPMKTKKCRKCAYYELCWV, encoded by the coding sequence TTGACGGGTGAGTATCCCCTCGATGAACTCCTCATCCGCGGCACCGAGATAAACTACCTCCTCATCTGCCCCACCAAGCTCTGGTACTTCGCTAAGGGCATCACAATGGAGCAGGAAAGCGAGTGGGTCGACCTTGGGAAGTTCCTCCACGAGCGGCGCTACGCCAGCGAGGAGAAGGAAGTTCAGATCGGGAGCATAAAGATTGACTTCATCCGCAGGGGCGATGTCATAGAGGTCCACGAGGTCAAGCTTGGCAAAGGCATGGAAAAAGCCCACGAGATGCAGGCGCTGTACTACCTCTATTACCTCAAGAGGCTCGGCATTGAGGCGAGGGCGGTTCTCCACTACCCAAAGCTCAACGAGACGAGGGAGGTAACGCTGAACGGCCACGAGGCCGAAATCAAAGCGGCTATTGGGGAGGTAGAGCGGATAAAATCACTCCCGGCTCCGCCGGAGCCGATGAAAACGAAGAAGTGCAGGAAGTGCGCATACTACGAGCTCTGCTGGGTGTGA
- a CDS encoding ATP-binding protein, with the protein MEAPFVYGRKVGREHFADREDDIERLKLIMLSGQNVILYSPRRYGKSSLIQIALDELGEEVYPVWVDCYGVLTRKELAERISSAALRSWRDRAEVFVKKFFRSVRPKLVIGDSIELEFGWSEEESALREVLRLPEMIARERKKRVVVVFDEFQEVAGLGDDILAKMRSEFQNHGNVTYVFIGSRVGMMRKIFQSPSSPFYNFGMHLVLKRIPPEKFRDFIIRKFGEAGLRVSSEAVDAVLEITKGHPHYTQMLCYRLWLMAMLSGRNSVGTEDVEGALSEVLTEASEFFEEIWDSLTMNQRRLLRGLAEGERDLYSKDFLVRYGFENASTVQATLRALLNKELVIKEDGRYLFENPLFERWVRGLDG; encoded by the coding sequence ATGGAGGCTCCGTTCGTTTACGGGAGGAAAGTCGGCAGGGAGCACTTTGCGGACAGGGAAGATGATATAGAACGGCTGAAGCTCATAATGCTGTCCGGCCAGAACGTCATACTCTACTCCCCCCGGCGCTATGGTAAGAGCTCTCTCATTCAGATAGCACTGGATGAGTTGGGGGAAGAGGTTTATCCCGTCTGGGTGGACTGCTACGGCGTGCTGACCCGGAAGGAACTGGCAGAGCGCATAAGCTCGGCTGCCCTTCGGTCGTGGCGCGACAGGGCGGAGGTGTTCGTTAAGAAGTTCTTCAGGTCAGTTAGGCCCAAGCTCGTAATCGGGGATAGTATTGAGCTGGAATTTGGCTGGAGCGAGGAGGAAAGTGCCCTCAGAGAAGTTCTCAGGTTGCCGGAGATGATTGCGCGGGAGAGGAAAAAGCGCGTCGTGGTGGTGTTTGACGAGTTCCAGGAGGTCGCCGGCCTGGGGGACGATATCCTCGCCAAGATGCGCTCCGAGTTCCAGAACCACGGAAACGTGACATACGTTTTTATCGGAAGCAGGGTAGGCATGATGAGGAAAATCTTCCAGTCCCCTTCGAGTCCCTTCTACAACTTCGGGATGCACCTCGTCCTGAAGAGGATCCCACCGGAGAAGTTCAGGGACTTCATCATACGCAAGTTCGGGGAGGCGGGCTTGAGGGTGTCGAGTGAGGCAGTCGATGCCGTGCTGGAAATAACGAAGGGCCACCCCCACTACACCCAGATGCTGTGCTACCGCCTGTGGCTGATGGCCATGCTCTCCGGGAGGAACTCCGTTGGAACAGAGGACGTCGAAGGTGCACTCTCCGAGGTGCTGACCGAGGCATCGGAGTTCTTTGAGGAAATATGGGACTCCCTGACCATGAACCAGAGAAGGCTACTCAGGGGTCTGGCAGAGGGAGAGCGGGACCTGTACTCGAAGGACTTCCTCGTCAGGTACGGCTTCGAAAATGCCTCAACGGTTCAGGCAACCCTGCGGGCCCTGCTCAACAAGGAGCTGGTCATCAAGGAGGATGGGCGGTACCTTTTCGAAAACCCTCTGTTCGAGCGCTGGGTGAGAGGCCTTGACGGGTGA